From the genome of Deinococcus sp. AJ005, one region includes:
- a CDS encoding PD-(D/E)XK motif protein translates to MKPPSNPSTTFQHNATPAKTRVRKPVGNPFTPILETFTQLQKEGPQPEGLRAFSVRPFPGRPQHHLAIDGQGAPAVLLQATGNPIFHFGVPHLGVEHDVLCNITHADGTRDQHKFLVVRCRGDDAGIHAYFLNVVGGAVLALPDDATTHDVAEMTRHIAYVLAYLNREPRLASPELWAEVFIIARATDTAQAVQVWRDHPENTYSFGVDGKHAEVKCTVGKGRQHNFSLKQLRLPFDGGDVTILSLKLQPSRTEVTLGELIQDVRARLLHDREMLKRFDCNVAMALGKTLVRALSTGFDTRLAARNLRLMAPEDVPCLSTALPEGISDLRFTVDVASVPASKVTPQDSLHVALNIPRS, encoded by the coding sequence GTGAAGCCCCCATCCAACCCCAGTACCACCTTCCAGCACAACGCCACGCCAGCGAAGACCCGCGTGCGCAAGCCCGTGGGCAACCCGTTCACCCCCATCCTCGAAACGTTCACCCAGCTCCAGAAAGAAGGCCCGCAGCCAGAGGGGCTGCGGGCCTTCAGCGTGCGTCCTTTCCCCGGACGCCCCCAGCACCATCTGGCCATCGACGGACAGGGAGCACCCGCAGTCCTGCTGCAGGCCACGGGCAATCCGATATTTCACTTCGGAGTGCCGCATCTGGGCGTTGAACATGACGTCCTGTGCAACATCACCCACGCAGATGGCACACGCGACCAGCACAAGTTTCTGGTGGTGCGCTGCCGCGGAGACGACGCTGGAATCCACGCGTACTTTCTGAACGTTGTCGGGGGAGCGGTACTGGCCCTGCCTGATGACGCCACAACACATGACGTCGCAGAGATGACCCGGCACATCGCCTATGTATTGGCCTACCTGAACCGGGAACCCCGCCTCGCGTCCCCAGAGCTGTGGGCGGAGGTTTTTATCATCGCGCGCGCGACTGACACTGCCCAGGCGGTCCAGGTCTGGCGAGACCACCCGGAAAACACATACAGCTTCGGTGTCGACGGCAAGCACGCCGAAGTGAAGTGCACCGTGGGAAAGGGCCGGCAACACAATTTCTCCCTGAAACAGTTGCGCTTGCCCTTTGACGGCGGCGACGTCACCATCCTCTCGCTGAAGCTGCAGCCGTCCAGGACGGAGGTAACCCTGGGCGAACTGATTCAGGATGTGCGGGCCAGACTGCTCCATGACCGGGAGATGCTGAAGAGGTTTGACTGCAACGTTGCGATGGCCCTGGGGAAAACCCTGGTCCGTGCGCTGTCGACCGGGTTTGACACGCGGCTGGCCGCCAGGAACCTGCGGCTGATGGCGCCGGAAGATGTCCCCTGCCTCTCTACTGCACTGCCGGAGGGCATTTCGGACCTGCGGTTCACGGTAGATGTCGCGTCGGTGCCCGCCAGCAAAGTGACTCCACAGGACAGTCTCCATGTGGCGTTGAATATCCCACGTTCGTAG
- a CDS encoding 1-phosphofructokinase family hexose kinase, whose product MPEPDMIVALTPNLSLDRTMTLDRSLVPGQLHRVTGLTVAAGGKGVNLARAVRAFGGASCVAGVVGGFNGQHFRALLEAEGLENVLEDGEGETRECQALLSGGDPGERGHPTEINEAGPPYQPGAVARLLSHLPQGQVVVCGSLAPNTPGTAFLDMLRGLDRPVVDSSGAGLEAAVQAGASLIKPNEHELEALTGSAALDSARELYRRSGVQVLLTRGAHGAAFVGEEVWEVEAPQIEVKNPVGSGDTLLGTFLWARQGGQSIPDALRLAVAAGSANAMLGGPLKFRADVARELMMRTRLLTPA is encoded by the coding sequence ATGCCGGAACCAGACATGATCGTCGCGCTGACGCCCAACCTCAGCCTGGACCGGACCATGACCCTGGACCGTTCCCTCGTTCCGGGCCAGCTTCACCGCGTCACGGGGCTGACGGTGGCAGCGGGGGGCAAGGGCGTCAACCTGGCGCGGGCGGTGCGGGCGTTTGGCGGCGCAAGCTGCGTGGCGGGCGTGGTAGGGGGCTTTAACGGGCAGCACTTCCGCGCCCTGCTGGAAGCCGAAGGTCTGGAGAACGTGCTGGAAGACGGCGAGGGGGAGACCCGTGAATGTCAGGCATTGCTGAGCGGCGGTGATCCTGGTGAGCGCGGCCACCCCACCGAGATCAACGAGGCTGGCCCCCCGTATCAACCCGGAGCCGTGGCCCGCCTGCTTTCTCACCTGCCGCAGGGTCAAGTGGTGGTCTGCGGCAGCCTCGCGCCGAACACGCCAGGAACGGCATTTCTGGACATGCTGCGCGGCCTGGACAGGCCAGTGGTGGACAGCAGCGGCGCGGGTCTGGAAGCCGCCGTGCAGGCCGGGGCCAGCCTGATCAAGCCCAACGAACATGAACTGGAAGCGCTCACGGGTAGCGCCGCGCTGGATTCCGCCCGTGAGCTGTACCGCCGCAGCGGCGTTCAGGTGTTGCTGACACGGGGGGCACACGGCGCGGCGTTCGTCGGTGAAGAAGTCTGGGAAGTCGAGGCCCCCCAGATCGAGGTCAAGAATCCAGTCGGCAGCGGCGACACCCTGCTGGGCACCTTCCTGTGGGCACGGCAGGGTGGCCAGTCCATCCCCGACGCCCTGCGGCTGGCCGTCGCGGCAGGCAGTGCCAACGCGATGCTGGGCGGCCCCCTCAAATTCCGCGCGGACGTGGCGCGCGAGTTGATGATGCGGACCCGGCTGCTGACTCCAGCCTGA
- a CDS encoding sugar ABC transporter substrate-binding protein codes for MKKAFLLLAALSLTGAASAATTINYATWDGTRQKADEALIAAFNKSHPDIVVKYNLVPWGVYWQKAAAMVAGGSTYDVMWMNLDNFPFYQSQGALAPIKLDTKTTAELPKVRTAPYQVDNQLYGVPLGPQPVTVYINRALFKERGVPIPTASWTFDQMVAAAKKLTFTKDGKQIYGINGADLQSDLEYGMSFYYGAGGTGLIKKTGNSYTASLDATFAKTSQKLLDLIYKDKVAPGPQAASQQGYQMFLAGQMGILVQGSWMVSTWDQNKDLDWAFAPFPSVDGKQPRPVVSAHALVIPTGSKNKEAAQTLITWMNTSPQANRLLAQDGLLPTLAENYKSQYLQALPGRNAQTVFAQLPNSVVINASLRNVKVLPEVLTVLSQKMNLAWTGNAKLPDAIKQATGEMDTLLKTAK; via the coding sequence ATGAAAAAAGCCTTTCTTCTTCTCGCTGCCCTGAGCCTGACCGGCGCAGCCTCCGCCGCCACCACCATCAACTACGCCACCTGGGACGGTACCCGCCAGAAGGCCGACGAGGCCTTGATCGCCGCCTTCAACAAGTCGCACCCTGACATCGTGGTGAAGTACAACCTTGTTCCCTGGGGCGTGTACTGGCAGAAAGCCGCCGCGATGGTGGCCGGGGGCAGCACCTACGACGTGATGTGGATGAACCTGGACAACTTCCCCTTTTACCAGTCGCAGGGCGCACTTGCACCGATCAAGCTGGACACCAAGACCACGGCGGAGTTGCCCAAGGTCCGCACCGCTCCGTATCAGGTAGACAACCAACTCTACGGCGTGCCGCTGGGGCCGCAGCCGGTCACGGTGTACATCAACCGCGCGCTGTTCAAGGAACGCGGCGTGCCGATTCCTACTGCGAGCTGGACCTTTGACCAGATGGTGGCGGCGGCCAAGAAACTAACCTTTACCAAGGACGGCAAGCAGATTTACGGCATCAACGGCGCGGACCTCCAGTCGGATCTGGAATACGGCATGAGCTTTTACTACGGCGCAGGCGGCACGGGCCTGATCAAGAAGACCGGCAACAGCTACACGGCCAGCCTGGACGCCACCTTTGCCAAGACCTCGCAGAAGCTGCTGGACCTGATCTACAAGGATAAGGTGGCCCCCGGTCCACAGGCCGCCAGCCAGCAGGGCTACCAGATGTTCCTGGCCGGACAGATGGGCATTCTGGTGCAGGGCAGTTGGATGGTCAGCACCTGGGACCAGAACAAGGACCTGGACTGGGCCTTTGCGCCGTTCCCCAGCGTGGACGGCAAGCAGCCGCGCCCGGTGGTCAGCGCCCACGCACTGGTGATCCCCACAGGCAGCAAGAACAAGGAGGCCGCCCAGACCCTGATCACCTGGATGAACACCAGCCCCCAGGCCAACCGGTTGCTGGCGCAGGACGGCCTGCTGCCCACGCTGGCCGAGAACTACAAGAGCCAATACCTCCAGGCGCTGCCTGGCCGCAACGCCCAGACCGTCTTCGCGCAGCTTCCCAACTCGGTGGTTATCAACGCCAGCCTGCGCAACGTGAAAGTGCTGCCGGAAGTGCTGACGGTGCTGAGCCAGAAGATGAACCTGGCCTGGACCGGCAACGCCAAACTGCCCGACGCGATCAAGCAGGCGACGGGCGAGATGGATACCCTGCTGAAAACGGCCAAATAA
- a CDS encoding Gfo/Idh/MocA family protein, which yields MSGPVIGGPVRGEPVTLLILGAGSRGQTYADYALHHPAEGVVVAVAEPDPVRRAAFAERHHLPPEQVFTDWRTALKHPKLADVAVIATQDADHVAPVEAAAALGYHLLLEKPMAPDEEGCRRIVTAAEHHGVMLGVCHVLRYTAYTQALKAVLDAGTIGEIVSVEHLEPVGYWHQAHSFVRGHWRNSQESSPMLLAKSCHDLDWLRYIVGLPCQRVSSFGSLKHFRREAQPPGAADRCLDCPPEIENACPYSAKRYYLGQLEAGNTDWPLNVITADLTLGGVTAALRDGPYGLCVYACDNDVVDHQVVGFEFPGGVTASFTMTAFTRARGRETRIFGTRGELYGDSQSIEVYDFLTGKTAVLDTAIASDGSILSGHGGGDDGLMAAFLAAVGQHDPGLILSGPQETLESHLMVFAAERARQSGQVVNVNAAEHRGGPLHAIIPD from the coding sequence GTGAGTGGTCCAGTGATAGGTGGGCCAGTCAGGGGAGAGCCAGTCACCCTGCTGATCTTGGGCGCGGGCAGCCGGGGGCAGACCTATGCCGACTACGCCTTACACCATCCGGCAGAGGGCGTGGTGGTGGCGGTGGCCGAGCCGGATCCGGTGCGCCGCGCCGCCTTCGCCGAACGTCATCACTTACCGCCCGAACAGGTTTTTACCGACTGGCGCACGGCTTTAAAGCATCCAAAACTAGCTGACGTGGCTGTGATCGCCACCCAGGACGCCGATCATGTCGCCCCAGTGGAGGCCGCCGCCGCCCTCGGCTATCACCTGCTGCTGGAAAAGCCGATGGCCCCCGACGAGGAAGGTTGCCGCCGGATCGTCACGGCAGCCGAACATCACGGCGTCATGCTGGGCGTCTGCCACGTCCTGCGTTACACCGCCTACACCCAGGCCCTGAAAGCTGTGCTGGACGCTGGAACCATCGGCGAGATCGTCAGCGTGGAGCATCTGGAGCCGGTGGGGTACTGGCATCAGGCGCATTCGTTTGTGCGCGGCCACTGGCGCAACTCGCAGGAAAGCAGCCCGATGCTGCTGGCCAAGTCGTGCCACGATCTGGACTGGCTGCGGTACATCGTCGGCCTGCCGTGTCAGCGCGTTTCGTCTTTCGGCAGCCTGAAGCACTTCCGCCGCGAGGCCCAGCCGCCCGGTGCGGCGGACCGTTGTCTGGACTGCCCGCCTGAGATCGAAAACGCCTGTCCGTACTCGGCCAAACGCTACTACCTGGGGCAACTGGAGGCTGGAAATACCGACTGGCCGCTGAATGTCATCACCGCCGACCTCACCCTTGGGGGCGTGACGGCGGCGCTGCGGGACGGTCCCTATGGGCTTTGCGTCTACGCCTGCGACAACGATGTGGTGGACCATCAGGTCGTGGGCTTCGAGTTCCCCGGCGGCGTGACAGCCAGCTTCACCATGACCGCTTTCACCCGCGCGCGTGGCCGCGAGACCCGGATCTTCGGCACGCGTGGCGAACTGTACGGCGACAGTCAGAGTATCGAGGTCTACGACTTTCTGACGGGCAAGACTGCTGTGCTGGACACCGCCATCGCCTCGGACGGCAGTATCCTGTCGGGGCATGGCGGCGGGGACGACGGGCTGATGGCGGCGTTTCTGGCCGCAGTGGGCCAGCACGATCCTGGCCTGATCCTGAGTGGTCCACAGGAAACGTTGGAAAGTCACCTGATGGTCTTTGCGGCGGAGCGGGCGCGGCAGTCGGGGCAGGTGGTCAATGTGAACGCGGCGGAACACCGTGGCGGGCCGCTTCACGCCATCATCCCGGACTGA
- a CDS encoding class II fructose-bisphosphate aldolase — translation MTVAAPQTSADIIRAARAGGYALAAFNAVNLETAQAIVRAAEAQRAPVILQFSQNAARHGGLAQLAALGLSLKAEARVPVVLHFDHAEDEGAALKALKLGFDGVMLEGDDPATLQHLADAAHDSGGYLEAEYEVVVKGERSGERHDDPAHLAEFIGGSGCDILAVDIGSAHKQESKNAHLDFDRLARLAELTSLPLVLHGASSVPVDDLARAATLGVAKINLATDLTLAFTTAVKESLNAGAKDPRQYLGAGRDAMQARAETYIRALGGAGRA, via the coding sequence GTGACCGTGGCGGCTCCTCAAACCTCTGCCGACATCATCCGCGCCGCCCGCGCCGGGGGCTACGCGCTGGCGGCCTTCAACGCCGTGAATCTGGAAACCGCACAGGCCATCGTGCGGGCGGCTGAGGCCCAACGCGCGCCTGTGATCCTTCAGTTTTCCCAGAACGCCGCCCGGCACGGCGGGCTGGCGCAACTGGCCGCGCTGGGCCTGAGCCTCAAGGCGGAGGCACGGGTGCCCGTCGTGCTGCACTTTGACCACGCCGAGGATGAAGGTGCGGCACTCAAAGCCCTGAAACTGGGGTTTGACGGCGTGATGCTGGAGGGTGACGATCCAGCCACCCTGCAACATCTGGCTGACGCAGCCCACGACTCGGGCGGTTACTTGGAGGCCGAGTACGAGGTGGTGGTCAAGGGCGAGCGCAGCGGTGAGAGGCACGACGATCCGGCTCATCTGGCTGAATTCATCGGGGGCAGCGGCTGCGACATTCTGGCCGTGGACATCGGCAGCGCCCACAAGCAGGAGAGCAAGAACGCCCATCTGGATTTTGATCGGTTGGCCCGGCTGGCTGAACTGACGTCTCTGCCGCTGGTGCTGCATGGGGCCAGCAGCGTGCCAGTAGACGATCTGGCGCGGGCCGCTACGCTGGGCGTGGCCAAGATCAACCTCGCCACCGATCTGACGCTGGCGTTCACCACAGCCGTGAAGGAGTCGCTGAACGCCGGGGCGAAAGACCCACGCCAGTATCTGGGCGCCGGGCGCGACGCCATGCAGGCCCGCGCCGAGACGTATATCCGCGCGCTGGGCGGAGCGGGCCGGGCATGA
- a CDS encoding alpha-glucosidase/alpha-galactosidase (catalyses the hydrolysis of terminal non-reducing alpha-D-galactose residues in alpha-D-galactosides) produces the protein MTKIAIIGAGSAVFAQQMITDVLSIDGLEAGEFGLIDIDPLRLAQAHELAELTVARSGKPFTVTSSTDRLTTLPGTDFVINTIEVSGLGNVRHDYDIPMKYGVDQCIGDTTGPGGVMKFLRTAPAWLDILRDIERLASGAVVMNYTNPMSALVLLSARGSNLKVYGLCHSIQNTLAELAGYLDLPMSELTYRCAGVNHLSWFTELSWKGKDLMLKLRAAMLKPAIYEQDIIRFEMLRHFGAFPTESSGHFSEYVPYFRKRPDLLAQFTRPAYKGESGFYAHNWPQWRQEHAARVADLIAREKAGEAAIDMTRSPEFASNIIEGMVLNRPQQITCNLPNMADGAVLNGTVLNGTVLIDNLPPDGVVEVGCTVDGGGIHPQPYGRLPEALAALDRSHMAVHSLLADSVLYRDRELAVQALMLDPLTAAVCSLDEIRAMFAELVEAEHADLPEYLRETVNA, from the coding sequence ATGACCAAGATCGCCATTATCGGTGCCGGAAGCGCCGTCTTTGCCCAGCAGATGATCACCGACGTCCTCTCCATCGACGGCCTGGAGGCAGGCGAATTCGGCCTGATCGACATCGACCCGCTGCGACTCGCTCAGGCCCATGAACTTGCTGAACTGACCGTGGCCCGCAGCGGTAAGCCGTTCACGGTCACGTCCTCCACAGACCGCCTGACCACGCTGCCCGGCACCGATTTCGTGATCAACACCATCGAGGTCTCGGGACTGGGCAACGTCCGGCACGACTACGACATTCCCATGAAGTACGGCGTGGACCAGTGTATCGGCGACACCACCGGCCCCGGCGGCGTGATGAAGTTCCTGCGGACGGCCCCCGCGTGGCTGGACATTCTGCGCGACATCGAGCGGCTGGCTTCCGGAGCTGTGGTGATGAACTACACCAACCCGATGAGCGCCCTGGTGCTGCTGTCGGCGCGGGGGTCAAACCTCAAGGTATACGGCCTGTGCCACTCCATCCAGAACACCCTGGCCGAGCTGGCCGGGTACCTGGACCTGCCCATGAGCGAACTCACCTACCGCTGCGCTGGGGTCAACCATCTGTCCTGGTTCACCGAGCTGAGTTGGAAGGGAAAGGACCTGATGCTCAAATTGCGTGCGGCGATGCTGAAACCTGCAATCTATGAACAGGACATCATCCGTTTCGAGATGCTCAGGCATTTCGGGGCCTTCCCCACAGAGTCCAGTGGGCATTTCTCGGAGTACGTGCCGTATTTTCGCAAGCGCCCCGATCTGCTGGCGCAGTTCACCCGGCCAGCCTACAAGGGCGAGAGCGGCTTTTACGCCCACAACTGGCCGCAGTGGCGGCAAGAACACGCCGCGCGGGTCGCCGATCTGATCGCCCGCGAGAAGGCTGGGGAGGCCGCCATTGACATGACACGCAGCCCGGAGTTCGCCTCCAACATCATCGAGGGTATGGTACTGAACCGGCCCCAGCAGATCACCTGCAACCTGCCCAACATGGCGGACGGAGCTGTGCTGAACGGGACTGTGCTGAATGGGACTGTGCTGATCGACAACCTGCCGCCCGACGGCGTGGTGGAGGTGGGCTGCACGGTGGACGGCGGCGGTATTCACCCGCAGCCCTACGGACGGCTGCCCGAGGCGCTGGCCGCGCTGGACCGCTCCCACATGGCGGTTCACAGCCTGCTGGCCGATTCTGTGCTGTACCGGGACCGCGAACTGGCGGTGCAGGCGCTGATGCTGGATCCGCTGACCGCCGCCGTCTGCTCGTTGGACGAGATCCGGGCCATGTTTGCCGAACTGGTGGAGGCCGAACACGCCGATCTGCCCGAATACCTGCGCGAGACGGTGAACGCGTGA
- a CDS encoding SIS domain-containing protein, whose translation MNPTTRSIQEQFPLWRQAAQTDLPALNREETHVLIGCGTSYYLAQSVAAALNEAGFQALAVPGGEWLHRPQSYLPAGTRPHVLAFSRSGESTETVQAAVHSRKDGLHVTALTCESGSSLAKNADTVLYAPTHPEEGIVMTASASLMLLLGLRLAGLEMTGDKITASEHLLHEAREGFAAAIAGRSHFVFLGAGSLYGVAQEGALKLQEMSLTYTQAYHPMEYRHGPISLVDERTAAVLLYHSGSAAEEGRLARDLMGKGAKVIGFGGPGDVSFELTGDASTRALGVLPALQMLGECVAQAKGLDTLTPRWLTKVVTLA comes from the coding sequence ATGAATCCCACCACCCGCAGCATCCAGGAACAGTTTCCCCTGTGGAGGCAGGCGGCCCAGACCGACCTGCCCGCCCTCAACCGTGAAGAGACGCATGTGCTGATCGGCTGCGGCACCTCGTACTACCTGGCCCAGAGCGTGGCCGCCGCGCTGAACGAGGCGGGCTTTCAGGCCCTGGCCGTGCCCGGCGGCGAGTGGTTGCACCGCCCGCAGTCTTACCTTCCAGCAGGAACGCGCCCGCACGTGCTGGCCTTCTCACGCAGCGGCGAGTCCACCGAAACCGTGCAGGCCGCCGTCCATAGCCGCAAGGATGGTCTGCACGTCACCGCCCTGACCTGCGAATCGGGCAGCAGTCTGGCAAAGAACGCCGACACCGTGCTGTACGCCCCCACCCACCCCGAGGAGGGCATCGTGATGACCGCTTCGGCCAGCCTGATGCTGCTGCTGGGGCTGCGGCTGGCCGGACTGGAAATGACCGGGGACAAGATCACTGCCTCCGAACACCTGCTGCACGAGGCGCGCGAAGGGTTTGCCGCCGCCATCGCCGGACGCTCGCATTTCGTCTTCCTGGGGGCGGGTTCCCTGTACGGCGTCGCGCAGGAGGGGGCACTGAAGCTTCAGGAAATGAGCCTGACCTACACCCAGGCCTACCATCCGATGGAGTACCGCCACGGCCCGATCAGTCTGGTGGACGAGCGCACCGCCGCCGTCTTGCTGTACCACTCTGGTTCGGCAGCCGAGGAAGGCAGACTGGCACGTGACCTGATGGGCAAGGGCGCGAAGGTCATCGGCTTTGGCGGACCCGGCGACGTGAGTTTTGAGCTGACAGGCGATGCCAGTACCCGCGCCCTGGGGGTGCTGCCCGCGCTCCAGATGCTGGGCGAATGCGTGGCGCAGGCCAAGGGGCTGGATACCCTGACCCCCCGCTGGCTGACCAAAGTGGTGACCCTCGCGTGA
- a CDS encoding carbohydrate ABC transporter permease, whose translation MTRSEPLPEVMTRRDASNKARARGSQAALVGLLTLGSIAILLPFAWMILTAFKTPAEAYTWPPVWLPAKWSLANFTQLFDTIPFARMFFNSVWTSVLIASLNILSAAPAAYAFARLRFPGQGLWFGSHLLSLMIPWQVTIIPVFLLVRYLGWYDSFTALIVPSIASGFTVFLLFQFFRSLPRSLEESVLIDGGSWFTALRHVALPAAKGAIAAAWLFSFLGNWQSFIWPLIVLQSSEKMLLPVGLLSLQNQYSVNIPVLMAGATLSTLPTVIAYMFVQRYLTDAAITSGLKG comes from the coding sequence ATGACCAGGTCTGAACCACTCCCGGAAGTCATGACCCGCCGCGACGCCTCGAATAAGGCGCGGGCACGGGGATCGCAGGCGGCGTTAGTGGGTCTGTTGACGCTGGGATCTATCGCCATCCTGTTGCCCTTCGCGTGGATGATCCTGACCGCTTTCAAGACCCCCGCCGAGGCGTATACCTGGCCGCCAGTGTGGCTGCCGGCCAAATGGAGTCTGGCCAACTTCACGCAACTGTTCGACACCATTCCCTTTGCCCGGATGTTCTTTAACAGTGTCTGGACCAGCGTGCTGATCGCCAGCCTGAACATCCTGTCTGCCGCGCCTGCCGCCTACGCCTTTGCTCGGCTGCGCTTTCCGGGGCAGGGGCTGTGGTTCGGCTCGCATCTGCTGTCGCTGATGATTCCCTGGCAGGTCACGATCATCCCGGTCTTCCTGCTGGTGCGTTACCTGGGCTGGTACGACAGCTTCACAGCCCTGATCGTGCCCAGCATCGCCAGCGGCTTCACCGTATTCCTGCTGTTCCAGTTCTTCCGCTCGCTGCCCCGTTCGCTGGAAGAAAGCGTGCTGATCGACGGCGGCTCGTGGTTCACGGCGCTGCGGCATGTGGCGCTGCCTGCGGCCAAGGGCGCAATCGCGGCGGCGTGGCTGTTCTCCTTCCTGGGCAACTGGCAGTCGTTCATCTGGCCGCTGATCGTGTTGCAGAGCAGCGAGAAGATGCTGCTGCCAGTGGGGCTGCTGAGCCTGCAAAACCAGTACTCGGTGAACATCCCGGTGCTGATGGCAGGAGCCACGCTATCCACGCTGCCCACCGTCATCGCCTACATGTTCGTCCAGCGCTACCTGACCGATGCCGCGATTACCAGCGGCCTGAAAGGGTAA
- a CDS encoding N-acetylglucosamine kinase — translation MTGRAGTSHPKASHPEQWVLGLDGGGSKTALAYVSGAGEVVGPFYAPGINPFDRPDWEAVMRAFLSAHPAPGPLVRASLGLPGYGESPAFSARQAGVCADLLGPCPHSVMNDVEAAFVGAFAGGPGALLLAGTGSMVWAEDCSPQGGARQIRTGGWGEGFGDEGSAYWIGRRALGLASQSLDGRHTDADFAQALLTPVLDGPPTQTDLLMWYYGQTHVRSAVAKLARSVDELADAGQPTARTILLEASKLLAQHVMAARRQLGQPDLPWSYAGSVLGSRTVLGALTTLLGTPQPPALPPLGGALFHAASRAGFTTDTDWQTRVRATLLPTSTPQPLLQEQA, via the coding sequence ATGACTGGGCGGGCCGGGACCAGTCACCCAAAGGCCAGTCATCCAGAACAGTGGGTGCTGGGCCTGGACGGCGGCGGCAGCAAGACCGCGCTGGCCTATGTCAGCGGCGCGGGGGAGGTGGTGGGGCCGTTTTACGCTCCCGGCATCAACCCCTTCGACCGCCCGGACTGGGAGGCCGTCATGCGTGCTTTTCTGAGCGCCCATCCAGCCCCCGGCCCGCTGGTCCGCGCCTCTCTGGGTCTGCCCGGTTACGGCGAGTCTCCGGCCTTCAGCGCCCGGCAGGCGGGTGTGTGCGCCGACCTGCTCGGCCCCTGCCCGCACAGCGTCATGAACGACGTGGAGGCCGCCTTCGTGGGGGCCTTCGCGGGCGGACCGGGCGCGCTGCTGCTGGCCGGAACCGGCTCGATGGTCTGGGCTGAGGACTGCTCACCACAAGGCGGCGCGCGCCAGATTCGCACCGGCGGCTGGGGTGAGGGCTTCGGCGACGAGGGCAGCGCGTACTGGATCGGGCGGCGGGCGCTGGGTCTGGCCAGTCAGTCGTTGGACGGCAGGCATACCGACGCCGATTTCGCGCAGGCGCTGCTGACCCCCGTGCTGGACGGACCCCCCACCCAGACGGACCTGCTGATGTGGTACTACGGGCAGACACATGTCCGCTCCGCCGTGGCCAAGCTGGCCCGCTCGGTGGATGAGCTGGCCGATGCGGGGCAGCCCACCGCCCGCACCATTTTGCTGGAAGCTTCAAAACTTCTCGCCCAGCACGTCATGGCCGCCCGCCGTCAGCTTGGCCAACCCGATCTACCCTGGAGCTACGCGGGCAGTGTGCTGGGCAGCCGCACCGTCCTGGGCGCGCTGACGACGCTGCTGGGCACGCCTCAACCCCCCGCGCTGCCCCCACTGGGCGGCGCACTGTTTCACGCCGCCTCCCGCGCCGGATTCACCACCGATACCGACTGGCAGACACGGGTCCGTGCGACCCTGCTTCCCACCTCAACCCCTCAACCTCTTCTTCAGGAGCAAGCATGA